In the genome of Oncorhynchus nerka isolate Pitt River linkage group LG27, Oner_Uvic_2.0, whole genome shotgun sequence, the window ttgccaagataatccatccacctgaaaggtgtggcatatccagaagctgattaaacagcatgatcattacacaggtgcacctgaggacaataaaaggccactctaaaatgtgcagttttgtcacacaacacaatgccacagatgtctcaagttttgagggagcgtgcaattgacatgctgactgcaggaatgtccaccagagctgttgccagataatttaatgttcatttctctacgaTTAGCCACCACCAAAGTTGTTTAGAGAATCTGGGAGTAAATCCAACAGGccacacaaccgcagaccacgtgtaaccacggcagcccaggacctccacattaggcttcttcacctgtgggataatgtgagaccagccaccctgagagttgatgaaactgtgggtttgcacaactgaagaacttctgaacaaactgtcagaaaccgtctcagggaagctcatctgcgtgcttgtcgtcctcaccagggtcttgacctgactgcagttcagcgtcaTAACCGACTTCATTGGGCAGGTGCTCACCTTCAATggtcactggcacgctggagaagagtgtgctcttcacagatgaatccgaGTTCAACTGTTCCAGGCAGGATGTCATGGGCAATCATAAGCTACGGACAGCGAACACAATTTCATtgtatcgatggcaatttgaatgcacagaagtaccgtgacgagatcctgaggcccattgtcgtgtccttcatccgccgccatcacctcatgtttcagcatgataaagcatggccccatgtcgcaagaatCTTTACACAATtaatggaagctgaaaatgtcccagttcttccatggcctgcatactcaccagatatgtcaccccttgcacatgtttgggatgctctggatggaCGTGTaagacagcatgttccagttcccgacaatatccagcaacttcacacagccattgaagaggagtgggacaacattccacaggccagaaTCAACAGTCTGAtgaactctatgcgaaggagatgtgtcgcgctgcatgaggcaaatggtagtcacaccagatactgactgctttTCTTATTCACGCCCCTAACTTTTTTATaggcatctgtgaccaacagatgcctatctgtattcccagtcatgtgaaatccatagattagggcctattgaatttatttcaattgaaaaatctttgacattgttgcattttgcgtttatatttttgttcagtgtagattactaatgcattcatTCTATCATGTAAaacattattctggtgagcacTACTTTATAACACAGGATACAATGATCGAAATGAGCCTGTGCTGGTCTATGTTACACGGGCCTAGATTCCATTACTTCAGCGTTAACCCGTGATAACTGACAATTGCACTGCAtataatgtatttttttaaataaaaattacAAATACATTGTGTACAGATGTATTTTTTGCATAACACACTTCTTTAAGTGTCCCATACACCAATACAGAAACATTACCAAGctgatattttttatttgatgTTATTACATTGTCACCATATTGTAACTATGTACCTACAGAAGACTGTTTCATTCCAAACAACCAACAAGTGCCCCGCATCACCTGATGGCATCTCATTTAATAATTACCCTGCTAACATTAaacatttagatttgttttgCATATTGGTGCTATAAAACATAATTTTTTAAGTTGACACTGGACAATTTCAAAGTAAAGATAATCTGCTCCATCAAATAACCAGTGCTCCACATATAACCAGTGCTCTACATTCTCTGTATAGCTTAAAATATTACCCCTTCCTTGTTTCCCTGCCAGAGcttcttccctttcttctcctgcTCTTCAAACATCATGGGTTGACAGTAGCAGGATTGTCATGTAGccacagtacagttgaaacccaAGGACAATTTGACATAGCTTGAAATCCATTCTGTTTGTGCTAACATTCCACCCCTTGCCAGTTCTTGTCATGCCAAACAGGACTAGCAAGGAGTGTAATGTTAGCACAGACAGACTGGATTTCAGGCTACATTTGACATGGTCCAAAATGACCATCTATCTTGAGCAGACTGCCTCCTCTAATCTCAaactatatagttatatacaacagtacaatacactgaACTACATTTAAATTCACCAGCCGTGGCAATTTTTCAAAACCATGCATAACTGTACATGGTGACATACATTTAACAATGAAAGCTGAGTCGGGTCTGACAGTTCTAAGTCATTCCATATCCAATAATTCCACATTAACCTCAGTATACACAGATCATGTAGGTCATTAAAAGACTAGTTCATATTTTATCTGTTCCAATTCAATCTCaatagtctgtagtgtactctTGTAGTGTTCCCTGTTGTTTCTGAATCACTAAAGCTGATTTGACTAGACCCCCTCACAGGAACCAAAAGGGTGATTTTCACTGGATGCCACAAGTGGTCTTTTTATACAGTAAAAACAGGCAGTTGGAGTCATGCAGGGGTGGAAAGAGCACTGAAATATCCTACTCAAGTAGAAATATTGTTACCTTAATGACATTTTACTAATATGCAAGTAGAATTTAGCCTGGTACCAAAAGTGGGCTCCAGAGACATGAAGGCTACCTGCATCAGAAATTACATTAGAGAACATTTGGGACTGCTTGATGAATTTTACCACTGGGTTTGAGATCACAAATTGTAATTTACAATCGATATTCCACCAGGCTATTGTGAAGGGGCATTTTATTAAATTATTTGGCAATAATTGAGCCTGATCCATGTCCTCAAGAGCAGTCATGTCATTTGTTGTTAATGGACTTAAATTTCCCGATTAAGCCTAAGTGCGCATTTTAACATTCATGTTCCAGTGTTAATGAATCAATGCTGTTTGCATCCTCTCTCAGCAAAGACCCTTGGAAATACAGTCAACAACATAATTTTTGTTGCTTTGTAAAAAGCATTTATGGCCAAAACAAACACCTGGGACCACTTCAACACAAATTGACTTTTATTTCAAGAACATATGTAAGTTTATTGTTCATTCTTTCCATGAAACCATCAGATGCCTAGTAGACATCTTAGTAATATGATCCACTGTTTTACATTCCCATTCAGTAGAAAGGAAACAAAGATGACACTACATGTTGAGATTAGGATTCAGATCAATTTGTAAAGAAACTTGGTAAATGAACGTAAACAGAATAATTTTACTTGATCTACATAATGTTCCATTTCAAACAAtccaaaatatatacatttttttgtaaAAAACAGATATGCAATCACATTTCTCAAACAAATCTAAATCCAGCCAGCATGACTGTCATTAAACTATTGCATAATTCAGAAAGGATGTACACTGAGGAAAACTCAGCATCTATTTACATGAGAATGTTTAAAAGACGTGAGATTGTTTCTAAATAAAATTACAGATCCAATGCAACAACATCCATGCAAGCTTGAGTGCTAGCTGTGAGTGGAGAGACCAATGAGAAAGAAAGCAAGGGCAAGCCAGTGCATGGTTTTGCATTAGATGGTGTCCATGCCCCGTGAGAATGAAGTGCCGAAGCCTAGTCCCATGCCTCTTTGAGTGTGGGTCTGGGACCTGGCCATCTCATACTGAACGTCCAGGTTATGGAAcatctcctcctgctgctgcagGGTCTTCAGGCCTTCGTCATTGAGTGGCTTTGAGGTCTCACCTTCCTCTTCCCCCTGACAGGACAGAAACCACAGTGTTAGAAATGCAAGGCTCTGCAGCATGGTACACACTCAAATGAGAAAATCTAAAGGACTCCGTTAAACATACTTTGATGCCCATCAGTTTACGAAATTTAACATTTTGGTCCTTATTTCCAAAATTCAGCTTCTCCCACAACTCAGCTGTCTGTGACTTGTCCTTCAAAACAAACAATTTGCATGTATTAGTAACTTGCAACAATCATGGCACCATAAGCGAAGTTGCATGTTTTTCCTCAATATTTATTTTCATTAAGTCACTAGTTCTACATTCTGGATGTTACAAAGTAAAGAATCTGCTCCATCAAATAACCAGTGCTCTACGTATTGCACTACATAGCATAAAATCTTACCCCTTCCTTCTTTCCCTGCCAGAGCTTCTTCCTTTTCTTCTCCTGCTCTGCAAACTTCATGGGGTTGACAGCAGAGGGATTGTAATAACTGGGCACAGCAATGCCAGTCTCTGCTAAGGTTTTGGCTTGTAGGGCTGCCATCTGCGCTGCCATGGCGATCTGGGGCGTGACCTGGGTCCCTGAGGCCAGAAGAGCTGCCACATTGAGGACAGGGTTGGTAGCAACTGCAGCAGCAACTACTACTGTGTCAGACAGCAGGGGAGCTGGAACTAAAAATGCAAAAAAACAAAGTGGGTCTATGTTAGTGACCCGTTTCTATGGTTTTATTCAcggattacatttttttgtagGTGTAATTGATGGCCGAGGAGAGCGTCTCACCTGCAGGTACCTCCTGATGCTGCTGTTTCTCCAACATCTCCTTTTCTTTCTGCTCTTGCAGTTTCTTTGCCCTTTCCAACCTGGAGATAAAGGCAAGCAAAGAGTGTTCATATGTCAGCCAGGCTTTAGGAGCAGATTGTCTGCTACTTTAAGTACAAGAAGTCCCGATATGATCTCCAAGCAGCAATATAGGAATTAGGCGGAATCATACTACAAAGGTTCCAATGCATGAGGCAGGGGAAGACCCAACTGTGATCTGCCCAATGATGACTCTCTTCCAGATGAACTCAATGCATTTTATGGATGCGTAGACAATAACACCATACCATGCGTGAGCACCCTCACCGACCCAGAGGACTGGGAGAGCTCGCTCTGAGGCCGACATGCGTAAGGTCAATCAGGTCAACACTCAAGGCGGCAGGGCTGGAAGGCATTCCAAGGCGCGTTCTCGGAGCATGTGCAGATcagctggcaggcatattcatgttcaattttcaacctctccttgtcccctgTCTGAAATCCCACTACCATAATGTTGGTTCCCAAGAACTAaggcttcatgccacaatgactaccaccaccctgtagcactcacatctgtaatcatgaaggGCTTTGAGGCTGGTTATGCACACAACTCCATCATCCtagaccagtggtcaccaaccggtcgatcgcAATCGACTGGTCGATCTCCAAAGCATTCCTGGTCGATcaaacatttctgtagaaaaCCCAACGATTAAAGCCTTGAGGtctttattttttaattaaaatgCACCTATAGGCCTACAGCTGGCCATAGACTGTAAAAAGAAGACTCGAACGCACACCAAAGTTAATACTGTGAGATGACTACGAGACTCAACGAATAGAGCAATGAGCTGCTGTTTTATTGACTTGTTGTTAttcagcattaaacacactttcATAAGCCATAAAAATGTGCATCTACCTTAATTCCAGTCaagctacaaccagcactgcagcagCAGTGAACGAGTATAGCAAAATGTTCCGATAAGTTTGCGCTGTTATTATTAACGGGTTGTGGGTTTTTTTCCATTtgaaggaatatttcactttctctggtcataggagtgACATGAATTGCTGCACAAGGCAGAAATAATGTAGTGACTCTTAAGTTGCACCATCAGCTGGAAGTCTGTGTCCCCTTTTCTCAGTGGAGGGACAGTGAGTCGGATGAGATGCAGCCGCAACGCTgctccctcactcccctcagtctgAACAGATGCAGGCCTTCAGTCaggtacattttttaaaataatattaagctcactcagctgtgcctcacaagtaatacaacaaattagtcctatgtacagtgcattcggaaagtattcagacccctggactttttccacattgttatgttacagccttgttctaaaattggtTCAATAATTTTTAAATAATAGTTATAattaaataaaaactgaaatatcacatttgcacAAGTATTCAGATCATTTACTCATTACTttattgaagcatctttggcagcggctacagcctcgagtcttaggtatgatgctacaagcttggcacacctgtatttggggagtttctcccattcttctctgcagatcctttcaagcggTTAGGTTGAATGGAGAGTGTCgccacacagctattttcaggtctctccagagatgtttgatcgggttcaagtccgggctctggctgggccactcagagacttgtcttgaagccactcctgtgttgtcttggctgcgtgtttgggttgttgtcctgttggaaggtgaacctttgctcaGGACCTCAGTCTGGGGCAATCATGTTttacatcaaggatctctgtactttgctccgttcaggtttccctcaatcctgactagtctcccagtccctattGCTGAAAAACATATCCAcagcaccatgcttcaccgtagggatggtgccaggtttcttccagatgtgacacttgaaattcaggccaaacagttcaatcttgtttctcatggccagagtcctttaggtgccttttggcaaactccaagcggtctGTCATGTGACttatgaggagtggcttccgtctggccattctaccataaaggtatgattggtggagtgttatagacaggtgtgcctttccaaatcatgtccaattatttgaatttaccacaggtggactccaatcaagttgtagaaacatcaaggatgttgagaaggttgtccttctggaatgttctcccatctccacagacaaactctggagctctggcaGAGTGACCATCACATTCTTGGTCACCTTAccgaccaaggcacttctcccctgAGTGCTCAGTTTGAacaggcgaccagctctaggaagagtcttggtgcttccaaacttcttccatttaagaatggaggctactgtgttcttggggaccttcaatgctgcagaatgtttttgatacccttccccagatctgtgccacaacacaatcctgtctaggagctctacagagaattccttcaacctcatggcttgtttttttctctgacatgcactgtcaactgtgggaccttatatagacaggtgtgtgcctttctaaattatgtccaatcaattgaatttaccacaggtggactccaatcaagttgtagaaacatctcaaggatgatgaatggaaacaggatgcacctgagctcaattccgagTCGCATAAAGGGTCGAAATACTTCTGTAAATatggtgtgtttttatttttttaaataaatgatcaaaaatgtctaaacacctgttttcactgtcattacgGGGCATTGTATGTAGATAGAggatttttatttaatacattttagaataaggctgtaacataacaaaatattgaaaaggggaaggggtctgaatactttccgaatgcactgtacaataTCTACCTcgatcactccagtatccctgcacattttaaatatggtattggaactgaccctgtatatagctacttaCCTTCTTGTGTTCTTATTCATTTCCATTTCTGGTGTGTTTTTGTTCTGATGTTATTTTTGGTGCAACATTGActttgattactgcattgttgggtttggagTTAACTTCTTGATGACAGAggggtattttcacatccggatgaaatgcatgcccaaattcaattACCTGCTTCTCATCCCCAGAAAataaagatatgcatattattagtagattttgatagaaaactaaagtttctaaaactgtttgaatcatgtctgtgagtataacataacttatttagcaggcgaaaccctgaggacaaaccattcagattgtttgtttgtttgaggtcactcttttcaatgggttttcattgggaatccagatttctaaaggaccttcttgcagttcctatcgcttccactgaaTGTCAACAagctttagaaattggttgaggttattcctttgtgtaatgaagaagtacggccatcttgaacgagggtcacctgaagtgtactgttagatagaggtgcgtgaccagaaagcatgcttcagtttgttttcttcctgtattgaacacagatcatcccgtcttcaattttatcgattatttacgttaaaaaaaaTGCCTAAAATTGTATTACAAAAGGCGATTGAAATGTTTtagcaaagtttacaggtaacttttgagatattttgtagtcacgttgctcaagttggaacctgtgtttttctggatcaaatgcaccaaataaatggacattttggatatatatcgacagaattaatcgaacaaaaggaacacgtgatatttatgggacatattggagtgccaacaaaagaagctcgtcaaaggtaaggcatgaattatattttttatttctgcgttttgtgtcgcgcctgcagggttgaaatatgctttctcttttgtttacggaggtgctatcctcagataatagcatcgtttgctttcgccgaaaagcctttttgaaatctgacatgttgtctggattcacaacacgtgtagctttaatttggtatcttacatgtgtgctttaatgaaagtttgattttatagtatttgaatttggcactctgcattttccctggctttggCCAGgttgggacgctagcatcccacatatcccagagaggttatgAAAGGAATTTCACTGTACTggtgcacgtgacattaaaacaTGAACTACCTAACAGACACTCAACAAACAAATCTTCAAGTCACAGTTCCTCTAAACCACTGCAGTACCTTCTGGCCAGCGCCTCCTGTGCGTCCATGGCAGTGTTTCTGCCCCGGAAAGCAGGGGGGCTCACAGACCTGCTACGACTCTTCTCTTTTCTGCGCACCTTATCAGTCTTCTTTTTCCGCTCCCTAAAGAGACATCATTGCATTTGAAGATCCACAGAAAGATATGCATTCTCACACACACGGTTACAAACAGAGGGGCAAACATTAGGCACACAGGAGTGGTTAACAATAGGGGTGTGAACGTGTAAACATATAGAAAAATACATCCCTACCCCCCaatttgttttttacattttttaaaacaaaatGACAACCAGTCACAAAACTACCACTAACAGGTCCTGACCATCATCGGAAAAAGTAACAATTACCTAATGCAACAATGCTGTAACGTTAGTAGGAGATATTAAGCTTTTAAATTATTTGCCTTGGATATAAAGTGCTCTGCACGTCCTCGTCATTAACATTTTGAAAAATGGCAGAGTGAGTCAGGGAAGTGACAGCAGCAAAGTCCTGTATGGCAATATTTTGAGAAGTTAAATGAGAAGGTGATGAAATGCAAACTTTGTGGTGGAGCTACAGTGGCAGAATAGGTGCAATGTTGAAAGGCAGTCAGCATGAGACCCAACCTGTTGCTggtagcagtgtgattagggaatgAGAAAGAAAATAACAGCGCTGATAACAGAAATGATTACTGTTGATATGCAGCCATCGTCAATGGTAGAGGATGTCAGCTTCAAAACCCCCTAATGACATATCTAGAACCAGACTACAAGATGCCATGTCGAAAAACCGTGACAGCCCTGAGAGAGAAATTGTATGGTGATTGCTATGCAAGTACAAAGCGCAAGCTCTCAACCGCAATACGTGACATTAACAGATTGTTGGATGTCTAAGAGCATGCAGTCATACATCACTGCAACGAGCCATCAAACTGACGAGAAGTGGAACATGAAGTACGTACTGACAACATAGAGGCACGGCACACAACAGAGAACCTAAAACGGCATTAATACCATCATGGCTGAGTGGGTGGGGGACAGTAGTAAGGTGAGCGCTGTCTGGtagggtttccactagttaccacagacaAAGTCAAAATGTGCTATattataaaaatgtataaaaccaAAAATTATAGTTAGTGTTAGGCATAAGGTCAGCATTGTGGTTAGATTTAAAATTACAGAAGAGAAAGTGTAGAAATGggcggggtttatgactttgtggctgtggtaactagtaacGACCGACCGGTAGGTAGTCAGGACTGCGGTAGATAGTTATCAAAGACAAACAAAGAATGGTAGGGAGAGTAGCAAGAGAAACCCACCTGCTTTTGCTCCTGCTCCTGTGGCGGTGTTTGGTCTTTGAACCCGACCGGGAGCTggccctcttcttcttctcccgcGGGGATCGTGACCTCCGTTTGTCCCGACTTCTGCTGCGATGACGTCTAAAACAGTGTGAAAATAAAATGCTCCCCAGTTTACGGTTACTAGTCTCAATACATATCAAGACAGCATGTACCATATCTCCATGAACCTAGACCCACCTGTCCCGTGAGAGTGACCTGGAGTGGCTCCGCCCCTTCTTGTCTTTGCGCCGGTGTCGCTCCTCCCCATTCTCTGCAGAAagtctctccctgcccctctcagTCTGCTCCGGCTGCTCATCCGACTTGCTGTGAGATTTTGATGGCTTCTCAGAGTCCCTCCTTCGTGCCTGTTTTAAGAAGAAGTTGTCTCTTTCAGGAAAATAGTGCAACAAAGAGCgttagtacaacggtttgatacAGAAAATACCAAAGCATGTTGAGAACTCTTGCTCATTTCAGACAGATTTAGACTTATCACCAGAAACCGACCGACCATACAGtgcctttcagaaagtattcccgaccccttgactttttccatattttgttatgttacattcttattctaaaattgattaaataaatttgTTTtatcgtcaatctacacacaataccctataatgacaaagcaaaaacaggcttgaacattttagcaaatttaaaactgaaatacctcatttacataagtattcagaccatttgctatgagactcgaaattgagctccagtgcatcctgtttccattgatcatcctttagatgtttcttcaacttggagtccacctgtggtgaattcaattgattggacatgatttagaaaaggcacacacctgtctatataaaaggtcccgtagtcgacagtgcatgtcagagcaaaaaccaagccatgtgttcgtaggaattgtccgtagagctcagagacacgattgtgtcaaggcacagatccgGGAAAGGGTACCAATTTTTTTtttgcagcattaaaggtccccaagaacagtgacctccatcattcttaaatggaggaagtttggaaccaccaagactcttcctagagctggtccaCCCGGTCAAacagagcaatcaggggagaagggccatggtcagggaggtgaccaagaaccagatggtcacccTGACcgtgctctagagttcctctgtggagatggtgtaGGAGATTTTCCAGTCATCTGATGATTCTCAGTACCGATACTGTTCTCTTTGAAATAGAAAGAATAAAGCAATATAAGTTTAAATATTAGACATGTGTAAGCAGAATGAAGGCTGAAGCCCATGTGAGTGTACAATGCTGGATCAACATCGAATTGACCATTGGACACGTAAAAACAGGACGTAAGCAGAATCTGTGTAGATGAGGCAAGGTAGACTAACAAGACGTGCCTGGTCTGTGCCATGTCTGATCTTGTGAAGGCTACTGGACACGCACATGGGTTATCATACATAGATAATATAGGACAGGAACATTAGCTAAGGGATGTCACGCCACTAATAGAATCTATGCCCCAATATCTGAGCCAATAAGAGAACGGAAACTTAGTAAGATAACATGATTCGTAAAGTGGAGTGACAATGTTATGCAAGGGTAAAACTGTATAAAAGCCAAGCACAAAGAATGAGGCAGTTTCTCCATGGAACTGCTAGGCTTCTGTTACTTTTGTAATAAAGTCTAATTGAATTTACAAGCTCCTGTATCTGAGAAGTATTTGGTTTAATATTTTCTACAACAatggatgtccttctggaaggttctcccatcgctgCAGCACTCAGGCCTTAACAATAGAAAGGCCAGATGAaagccactccacagtaaaaaggcacatgacagcccacttggagtttgcctaaaaggcacctaaagactctcagaccatgagaaaccaagATTCTCtggcatgaatgccaagcgtcacatctggaacaaacctggcaccatacctacggtgaagaatggtggttgcagcatcatgctatgaggatgtttttcaaaggcagggacagggagactagtcaggatcgagggaaagatgaacgtagcaaagtagagagatccttgatgaaaatctgctccagagcgcccaggacctcagattggggcaaatgatcaccttccaacaggacaacaaccctaagcacacagccaagacaacgcaggagtggattCGGGAAAAGTCTtaatgtccatgagtggcccaaccagagcccggatttgaacccaatcaaacatctctggagagacctgaaaatagctgttcagcaacgctccccatccaacctgacagcacttgagaggatctgcagagaagaatgggagaaactccccaaatacagttgtgccaagatTGTAGAGTCATACCAAAGTAGACTcgagtctgtaatcgctgccaaaacgtgattcaacaaagtaaagggtctgaatacttacgtaaaatgtaatttaaaaaatCTTAATACgttaaaaaatgtctaaaacctggttttgctttgtattgtgtgtagattgatgatatttatatataaactcagcaaaaacagaAATGTCCTCaatgtcaactgcatttattttcagcaaacgtaaCATATTTTTTTCCATGTGTTAAGACAtaaacagacaaactgaacaagttccacatacATAAcaaaaatggaataatgtgtccctgaacaaagagggggggggggggggggtcaaaatcaaaagt includes:
- the LOC115111628 gene encoding arginine/serine-rich coiled-coil protein 2-like isoform X2; translated protein: MTARDADSTDLLPLMGSLYTDKRKHMESSKSPRSSKHHHSQSRSRSRDRKRKSSDKKHRRSRSRSKEARRRDSEKPSKSHSKSDEQPEQTERGRERLSAENGEERHRRKDKKGRSHSRSLSRDRRHRSRSRDKRRSRSPREKKKRASSRSGSKTKHRHRSRSKSRERKKKTDKVRRKEKSRSRSVSPPAFRGRNTAMDAQEALARRLERAKKLQEQKEKEMLEKQQHQEVPAVPAPLLSDTVVVAAAVATNPVLNVAALLASGTQVTPQIAMAAQMAALQAKTLAETGIAVPSYYNPSAVNPMKFAEQEKKRKKLWQGKKEGDKSQTAELWEKLNFGNKDQNVKFRKLMGIKGEEEGETSKPLNDEGLKTLQQQEEMFHNLDVQYEMARSQTHTQRGMGLGFGTSFSRGMDTI
- the LOC115111628 gene encoding arginine/serine-rich coiled-coil protein 2-like isoform X1 — its product is MTITSYLRTISADNKARDADSTDLLPLMGSLYTDKRKHMESSKSPRSSKHHHSQSRSRSRDRKRKSSDKKHRRSRSRSKEARRRDSEKPSKSHSKSDEQPEQTERGRERLSAENGEERHRRKDKKGRSHSRSLSRDRRHRSRSRDKRRSRSPREKKKRASSRSGSKTKHRHRSRSKSRERKKKTDKVRRKEKSRSRSVSPPAFRGRNTAMDAQEALARRLERAKKLQEQKEKEMLEKQQHQEVPAVPAPLLSDTVVVAAAVATNPVLNVAALLASGTQVTPQIAMAAQMAALQAKTLAETGIAVPSYYNPSAVNPMKFAEQEKKRKKLWQGKKEGDKSQTAELWEKLNFGNKDQNVKFRKLMGIKGEEEGETSKPLNDEGLKTLQQQEEMFHNLDVQYEMARSQTHTQRGMGLGFGTSFSRGMDTI